Proteins encoded within one genomic window of Bacillus sp. F19:
- the mtnK gene encoding S-methyl-5-thioribose kinase, with product MSNYRSSAYEPLTESAAAALAIRLGLFEEKSVLTCREIGDGNLNLVFHIVNQNQKGFIIKQALPYAKVIGKSWPLTLDRARIESSALLKQAEVASAYVPKIYYTDETLAITAMEDLSYLQIARAGLIEGRDFPLLGRHIGEFLGKTLFYNSDFALNPKAKKQLVKQFSNPELCKITEDFVFTDPFFDYESNSFEEELRQDAENIWNDSHLKLEVAKLKHKFLTEAETLVHGDLHTGSIFASETETKVIDPEFAYYGPIGFDLGHFFANLLMNAISRDEANQQVLLDHIETAWAVFEEEFSKAWKNDSLEAFAKVDGYLSFILEKAFEDAIGFAGIEIVRRTIGLAHVADLDSIEPYERKIEAKQRALDLGSKLVKNRQSIKTTADLAESFKQVPVR from the coding sequence ATGTCAAACTATCGATCATCTGCTTATGAACCGTTAACTGAAAGCGCCGCTGCAGCTCTTGCCATCAGACTTGGGTTGTTTGAAGAAAAAAGTGTCCTGACGTGCAGGGAAATTGGCGACGGTAACTTGAACCTTGTTTTTCACATTGTGAATCAAAATCAAAAAGGATTCATCATCAAACAAGCCCTTCCTTATGCAAAGGTAATCGGCAAGAGCTGGCCGCTTACTCTTGACCGTGCCAGAATCGAAAGCAGCGCCCTGCTGAAACAGGCTGAAGTTGCAAGTGCATATGTGCCAAAGATTTACTATACCGATGAAACTTTAGCGATCACAGCAATGGAGGATCTCTCTTATTTGCAGATTGCTAGAGCCGGATTGATAGAAGGCAGAGACTTCCCGCTATTAGGACGGCATATCGGCGAATTTTTAGGAAAGACATTATTCTATAATTCTGATTTCGCACTGAATCCGAAGGCAAAAAAGCAGCTTGTCAAACAATTTTCGAACCCCGAGCTTTGCAAAATAACTGAAGATTTCGTCTTTACAGATCCATTTTTCGACTATGAGTCAAACAGCTTTGAAGAAGAGCTGAGACAAGATGCTGAAAACATTTGGAACGATAGTCATTTAAAGCTTGAAGTAGCTAAATTAAAGCATAAATTCCTGACGGAAGCTGAAACGCTTGTTCACGGGGATCTTCATACAGGAAGTATTTTTGCAAGTGAAACGGAAACGAAGGTGATTGACCCTGAATTTGCCTACTATGGTCCGATTGGATTTGATCTTGGACACTTTTTCGCCAACCTTTTAATGAACGCCATTTCCAGAGATGAAGCAAATCAGCAGGTTCTTTTGGATCATATCGAGACTGCATGGGCCGTTTTTGAAGAAGAATTTTCAAAAGCATGGAAGAATGACAGTCTGGAAGCTTTCGCAAAAGTTGACGGCTATCTTTCTTTTATCCTGGAGAAAGCATTTGAAGATGCAATTGGTTTTGCCGGCATTGAAATCGTCAGACGCACGATCGGGCTCGCTCATGTAGCGGATCTTGATTCCATCGAGCCTTATGAGCGCAAAATTGAAGCAAAACAGCGTGCGCTTGATTTAGGAAGCAAGCTTGTAAAAAATCGTCAATCGATTAAAACGACTGCAGACCTTGCAGAATCTTTTAAACAAGTACCTGTCAGATAA
- the mtnA gene encoding S-methyl-5-thioribose-1-phosphate isomerase — protein sequence MSFTNTIIPRSVEWKETYISLLDQQKLPAVTEYIKLQTISDVWEAIKALKVRGAPAIGITAAFGLTLAAKQYETENLDEFHRLLARDHDYLASSRPTAVNLFWALGRLVKSVQCAVSVNEVKTNLLHEAIQIQVEDEATCRRIGEHALPLFKNGDSVMTICNAGSIATARYGTALAPFYLAKEKDINLSVYACETRPVLQGARLTTWELMQADVDVTLITDNMAAHTIFSKGISSIIVGADRIAANGDTANKIGTYNLALLACAFQIPFYVAAPLSTFDPETKSGAEIPIEERDPREITHFGGQQIAPDHVKVFNPAFDVTPHHLITGIITEKGVLSGDYSSEIQKVFKGEA from the coding sequence ATGTCATTTACAAATACAATTATTCCCCGTTCTGTCGAATGGAAAGAAACATATATCAGCCTGCTTGATCAGCAAAAACTGCCTGCTGTGACAGAATATATCAAACTTCAGACAATTTCAGACGTTTGGGAAGCGATTAAAGCATTAAAAGTGCGCGGTGCTCCTGCAATCGGAATAACCGCCGCTTTTGGGCTTACGCTCGCTGCTAAACAGTATGAAACCGAGAATTTAGATGAATTTCACCGGCTGCTTGCCCGCGATCATGATTATCTTGCAAGCTCAAGACCTACTGCTGTTAATTTATTCTGGGCCCTTGGCAGGCTGGTAAAAAGCGTACAGTGTGCCGTTTCCGTTAACGAAGTGAAAACCAACCTTCTTCATGAGGCCATTCAAATCCAAGTAGAAGACGAAGCAACGTGCCGCAGAATTGGCGAGCATGCCCTCCCGCTTTTTAAAAACGGCGATTCCGTCATGACGATCTGCAATGCCGGATCAATTGCTACTGCCCGTTACGGCACGGCTCTCGCTCCCTTCTATCTTGCTAAAGAAAAAGACATCAATCTATCCGTCTATGCATGTGAAACCCGCCCGGTTTTACAAGGTGCGCGTCTGACCACATGGGAGCTCATGCAGGCAGATGTCGATGTGACGCTGATTACCGACAATATGGCTGCACACACAATTTTCTCAAAAGGCATATCCTCTATCATTGTCGGCGCAGACCGCATTGCGGCAAATGGTGATACCGCCAATAAAATCGGGACGTATAACCTGGCTCTTTTAGCTTGCGCCTTTCAAATCCCGTTTTACGTAGCAGCCCCGCTTTCTACTTTTGATCCTGAAACGAAAAGCGGTGCAGAAATTCCAATTGAGGAACGCGATCCAAGGGAAATTACGCATTTTGGCGGGCAGCAGATCGCCCCGGATCACGTTAAAGTGTTTAACCCTGCTTTTGACGTAACTCCCCATCATTTGATCACGGGAATCATTACAGAAAAAGGCGTTTTATCCGGTGATTATAGCTCAGAAATTCAGAAAGTATTTAAGG